In Candidatus Roseilinea sp., one DNA window encodes the following:
- a CDS encoding glycerol acyltransferase, protein MITARKHPLLNRLIYLFLIKVQLRSAFHRIYLRQAAPPPGPDSPPLVMFGNHSAWWDAHLAMALNEECWHTDGYVMVEDIQLTRYGFFRWCGAFSVNRRDPRSAVESMNYAVSLLTESPRRNASPRALLIFPQGEIRANDVRPLAFYQGTGRIASKTAVQAGACALYPIALRYEFIGEQKPDAFISVAPPIIVHREDGADALDPRQITVRMEQALTEELDRLRDDVVAYRLTSFTPLIQGAWSINRIWDAVRGKEQIREVGIDQDE, encoded by the coding sequence GTGATTACGGCTCGCAAACACCCATTGCTCAACCGGCTGATTTACCTCTTCCTGATCAAAGTGCAACTGAGATCGGCCTTCCACCGCATCTACCTGAGGCAGGCCGCCCCACCACCCGGGCCGGATTCGCCGCCACTCGTCATGTTCGGCAACCACAGCGCGTGGTGGGATGCGCACTTGGCGATGGCCTTGAACGAGGAATGCTGGCATACCGATGGCTACGTGATGGTCGAGGACATCCAGCTCACGCGCTACGGGTTCTTCCGTTGGTGCGGCGCGTTCTCGGTCAACCGTCGCGACCCGCGCAGTGCCGTGGAGAGCATGAACTACGCCGTCAGCCTGTTGACCGAATCGCCGCGTCGCAACGCGTCGCCTCGCGCGCTGCTCATCTTTCCGCAGGGTGAGATCCGCGCCAACGACGTTCGGCCGCTCGCGTTCTACCAGGGCACCGGCCGCATCGCGAGTAAGACGGCAGTGCAAGCCGGCGCGTGTGCGCTCTATCCGATCGCGCTGCGCTATGAGTTCATCGGCGAGCAAAAGCCCGACGCTTTCATCAGCGTTGCGCCGCCCATCATCGTGCATAGGGAGGACGGAGCAGACGCGCTCGATCCACGCCAGATCACTGTGCGCATGGAGCAGGCGCTCACGGAGGAACTCGACCGGCTGCGCGACGACGTGGTGGCCTATCGTTTGACTTCATTTACCCCGCTCATCCAAGGTGCATGGAGCATCAACCGCATCTGGGATGCTGTGCGCGGCAAGGAGCAGATCCGCGAGGTGGGGATAGATCAGGACGAATGA
- a CDS encoding basic amino acid ABC transporter substrate-binding protein produces the protein MNKPRMIGLCVAAAIALAACAVPPAAPAAPAAPAATAAPAEPTAQQPAASELPDLGGREITVAIENAYIPFNYIRLDTGQAEGWDYDALAEICRRLNCKPVFREIAWDGMIAAVAAGQFDMAADGITITEERKKTVDFSDGYIKVDQRLVVRVDEDRFTTVEEFKAGDFKLATQKGTTNYDEGVKLVGEARVIAFDDFGSAVQAVISKDADAVIIDDVAGQGYVGVNADKLKLLEGIVSEGQELGFIFPKGSDLVGPINAALKAMREDGTLQRLQDKWFPKGRQVIEYEQIGPGAYGDPTPTPNP, from the coding sequence ATGAACAAACCACGCATGATCGGATTGTGTGTCGCAGCGGCGATCGCCCTGGCCGCTTGCGCTGTCCCTCCCGCTGCGCCGGCGGCTCCGGCAGCGCCGGCGGCGACGGCTGCCCCGGCGGAGCCTACGGCGCAGCAACCGGCAGCATCGGAGCTGCCTGACCTGGGCGGCCGCGAGATCACCGTCGCCATCGAGAACGCCTACATCCCGTTCAACTATATCCGACTGGATACCGGCCAGGCCGAGGGCTGGGACTACGACGCCCTTGCCGAGATCTGCCGGCGGCTGAACTGCAAGCCCGTATTCCGTGAGATCGCCTGGGACGGCATGATCGCCGCCGTCGCTGCCGGGCAGTTCGACATGGCGGCCGACGGGATCACCATCACCGAGGAGCGCAAGAAGACGGTGGATTTCTCGGATGGCTACATCAAGGTGGATCAGCGCCTGGTGGTCCGCGTGGATGAGGATCGCTTCACCACCGTCGAAGAATTCAAGGCAGGCGACTTCAAGCTGGCCACGCAAAAAGGCACGACCAACTACGACGAAGGTGTGAAGCTGGTCGGCGAAGCGCGGGTGATCGCGTTCGACGATTTCGGTTCGGCCGTGCAGGCCGTGATCTCCAAGGACGCCGACGCCGTGATCATTGACGACGTGGCCGGCCAGGGCTATGTGGGCGTGAACGCCGACAAGCTCAAGCTGCTCGAGGGCATCGTGAGCGAAGGCCAGGAACTCGGCTTCATCTTCCCCAAGGGCAGCGACCTGGTCGGGCCGATCAACGCTGCGCTGAAGGCGATGCGCGAGGACGGCACGCTGCAGCGCTTGCAGGACAAGTGGTTCCCGAAGGGCCGCCAGGTGATCGAGTACGAGCAGATCGGCCCAGGCGCGTACGGCGACCCGACGCCGACCCCGAACCCGTAG
- a CDS encoding amino acid ABC transporter, with translation MSLTTGPQRPAAIPLDPTADRSAQGRFVDRMSQWPWWLLIIVFFGVLIVWNAMTSELYSAIFSRLLLGIGVTIFTTLVAYSLAILIGLIAGLGRVSHNPIIFNIATLYVQVIRGVPILVQLLVIAFVIVPIVIDGVNLLGNALAPLIGMENFLTRTKPQDVPFLSRSIIALAIAYGGFQAETFRAGIQSISKGQMEAARSLGMSYLQAMRYVILPQAIRRVLPPLGNDFIAMLKDSSLVSVLGVRDITQEARLYASASFRFLETYTSLAFLYLAMTIVLSLGVKWLENRLNSEGRAQG, from the coding sequence ATGTCGTTGACGACCGGGCCGCAACGGCCTGCGGCCATCCCGCTCGATCCCACGGCCGACCGCTCGGCTCAGGGCCGGTTCGTGGATCGCATGTCGCAGTGGCCGTGGTGGCTGCTGATCATCGTGTTTTTCGGCGTGCTGATCGTCTGGAACGCGATGACCAGCGAGCTGTATTCCGCAATCTTCAGCCGGCTGCTGCTGGGCATCGGCGTCACCATCTTCACCACGCTGGTCGCCTACAGCTTGGCCATCCTCATCGGGCTGATCGCCGGTCTAGGCCGCGTGTCACACAACCCGATCATCTTCAACATCGCCACGCTCTACGTGCAAGTCATCCGCGGCGTGCCGATTTTGGTGCAGTTGCTGGTGATCGCGTTCGTCATCGTGCCCATCGTCATTGACGGTGTCAATCTGCTGGGCAACGCGCTCGCGCCGCTGATCGGCATGGAAAACTTCCTGACGCGCACCAAGCCGCAGGATGTGCCGTTCCTCAGCCGTAGCATCATCGCGCTGGCCATCGCCTACGGCGGCTTCCAGGCGGAGACCTTCCGCGCCGGCATCCAGTCCATCAGCAAGGGACAAATGGAAGCGGCGCGCTCGCTCGGCATGAGCTACTTACAGGCCATGCGCTATGTGATCCTGCCGCAGGCTATCCGGCGGGTGCTGCCACCGCTGGGCAACGACTTCATCGCTATGCTGAAGGATTCGTCGCTGGTCTCGGTGCTGGGCGTGCGCGACATCACTCAGGAGGCACGCCTCTACGCCTCGGCCTCGTTTCGATTTCTGGAGACCTACACATCGCTGGCCTTCCTGTATCTGGCCATGACCATCGTGCTATCGTTGGGCGTCAAGTGGCTGGAGAACCGGCTGAACAGCGAGGGGCGCGCACAGGGGTGA
- a CDS encoding arginine ABC transporter ATP-binding protein gives MSAMHHDEPMIVIKHLVKQFGHLRAVDDVSLTVGRGKVTVIIGPSGSGKSTVLRCINHLETPTSGEIWVDGIHLTHDAKNINAVRAEVGMVFQQFNLFPHLTVLENVTLAQRVVRKRSEAEAREIAMQQLTRVGIPEKATAYPSQLSGGQQQRVAIARALAMNPKIMLFDEPTSALDPEMIKEVLDVMLELARSGMTMVVVTHEMGFARNAADEIVFMDRGRIVEQNTPEEFFTNPREERARAFLKQILR, from the coding sequence ATGAGCGCGATGCATCATGACGAACCGATGATCGTCATCAAACACCTGGTCAAACAGTTTGGCCATCTGCGCGCGGTGGATGATGTGAGCCTGACGGTGGGCCGAGGCAAAGTGACCGTGATCATCGGCCCCAGCGGCAGCGGCAAGAGCACCGTGCTTCGCTGCATCAACCACCTGGAGACGCCGACCAGCGGCGAGATCTGGGTGGACGGCATCCACCTCACGCACGACGCAAAGAACATCAACGCCGTGCGGGCCGAGGTGGGCATGGTGTTCCAGCAGTTCAACCTCTTCCCGCATCTCACGGTGCTGGAGAACGTCACCCTGGCGCAGCGGGTGGTGCGCAAGCGCAGCGAAGCCGAGGCCCGCGAGATCGCCATGCAGCAGCTCACCCGTGTCGGCATCCCGGAGAAGGCCACCGCCTACCCCAGTCAGCTCAGCGGCGGCCAGCAGCAGCGCGTGGCCATTGCCCGCGCGCTGGCCATGAACCCGAAGATCATGCTCTTCGACGAGCCGACCAGCGCGCTCGATCCGGAGATGATCAAGGAAGTGCTGGACGTGATGCTGGAGCTGGCGCGCAGCGGCATGACCATGGTCGTAGTGACGCATGAGATGGGCTTCGCCCGCAACGCTGCCGACGAGATCGTGTTCATGGATCGCGGGCGCATCGTCGAGCAGAACACGCCGGAGGAGTTCTTCACCAACCCGCGCGAGGAGCGCGCACGGGCGTTCCTCAAGCAGATCTTACGATAG
- a CDS encoding AmmeMemoRadiSam system radical SAM enzyme: protein MAGLTLGQVLDELTVEGELYTRQADGSVECYACGHRCLIRPGRRGICKVRFNAAGTLRVPWGYVGALQCDPTEKKPFFHVYPSSDTLTFGMLGCDLHCPYCQNWVTSQALRDPASELAGAQPILVTPKQLVALAKRQGAQLVGSSYNEPLITSEWAVAIFKEAVKAGLKCVYISNGNATRDVLEYIRPYVVAYKIDLKTMSDKNYRRLGAVLQRVLDGIRLVHTLGFWMEIVTLVIPGFNDSDAELRDAATFLASISPDIPWHVTAFHKDYKMTDPDNTDAHTLLRAAEIGRAAGLRYVYAGNLPGQVGEFEDTFCPTCGATLIERYGYVILGYHLTAEGACPRCETRIPGIWTDRPQTVRLYRPGHPRPVRM from the coding sequence ATGGCGGGGCTGACGCTCGGGCAAGTGCTCGATGAATTGACGGTCGAGGGTGAGCTGTATACCCGGCAAGCCGACGGATCGGTGGAGTGTTACGCCTGTGGCCACCGCTGCCTCATCCGCCCGGGGCGGCGCGGCATCTGCAAGGTGCGCTTCAACGCGGCCGGCACACTTCGCGTGCCGTGGGGCTATGTCGGTGCCCTGCAGTGCGACCCCACCGAGAAGAAGCCGTTCTTTCACGTCTATCCCAGCTCCGACACGCTCACCTTCGGCATGCTGGGCTGTGACCTGCACTGTCCTTATTGCCAGAACTGGGTCACCTCGCAGGCCCTGCGCGATCCGGCGTCCGAACTGGCCGGCGCGCAGCCGATCCTCGTCACACCGAAGCAGCTCGTGGCGCTGGCCAAGCGTCAGGGCGCTCAACTGGTCGGCTCCTCTTACAACGAGCCGCTCATCACCAGCGAGTGGGCGGTGGCGATATTCAAAGAAGCGGTGAAGGCTGGGCTGAAATGCGTTTACATCTCGAATGGCAATGCCACCCGCGACGTGCTGGAATATATCCGCCCTTACGTCGTCGCTTACAAGATTGACCTGAAGACCATGTCCGACAAGAACTACCGCCGGTTGGGTGCCGTGCTACAGCGCGTGCTCGACGGCATCCGGCTGGTTCACACACTGGGGTTCTGGATGGAGATCGTGACGCTGGTCATTCCCGGCTTCAACGACAGCGACGCCGAGCTACGCGACGCGGCGACCTTCCTCGCCTCGATCTCGCCCGATATCCCGTGGCACGTGACGGCGTTTCACAAAGATTACAAGATGACCGACCCGGACAACACCGATGCACACACGCTCCTGCGTGCGGCCGAGATCGGGCGCGCCGCGGGTCTACGCTACGTGTATGCAGGCAACCTGCCCGGCCAGGTCGGCGAGTTCGAAGACACCTTCTGCCCTACTTGCGGCGCAACGTTGATCGAGCGTTACGGCTATGTGATCTTGGGCTATCACCTCACCGCCGAGGGAGCGTGTCCGCGGTGCGAGACGCGCATCCCCGGCATCTGGACAGATCGGCCCCAGACCGTTCGGTTGTACCGGCCGGGCCATCCGCGCCCGGTGCGTATGTAA